The following is a genomic window from Atribacterota bacterium.
ATTACCTTCAAATACTTCCTGTAAAAATTGATTTTTTATTGCCCTGCCCGGTAAACCTACCGGACTGTCAATAAGCACAAGATCTTCCTTTTTGCAATTCAGATAAGCCTGTTTAAACTTGTCTGAAGCATCACATTCCTCGGTTGCTACAAACCTGGTAGCCATCTGTACACCATGGGCACCCATCTGCAGATAATGAAAAATATCTGCACCGGTATAGATACCTCCGGCTGCGATAACAGGTATATTTTTATTAAATTCCTTTTCAAACGATTTTAATACCGCAATGGTCTCAGGCAATAATTTATCCAGGGAATACTCGGTATTATCAATCTGATCCTTCTTAAAACCAAGATGCCCGCCTGCCATTGGACCTTCCAGTACAACTGCATCCGGAACATAATTATAATTTTTCTTCCAATATTGAAATATTACCTTTGCAGCGCGGGAAGAGGAAACAATTGGAATAACTTTTGGTTTTACCTCACCGGGATGTGCAGGTATTAATATATCCAAATCTTTTAACGGCAATCCTGCTCCCAGCAATACCATATCTACCTTCTCATCAACTGCTATTTTTAGCATATCCTGAAAATCAGAGAGAGCAACCATAATATTTACCCCGATAACCCCGGTAGTATTTTTCTTTGCCTTTCTAATCTCTTTGCGTAAAGCAAGCTGATTGGCTTTTTTAAAATTAGTATTGTAATCAGGTTCCATCATACCTATCCCGGCTGTTCCTATTATTCCTGCACCACCGGCTTCAGCAACTGCAGATGCCAGGCCTGACAGGGAAATGCCAACAGCCATACCACCCTGAATTATTGGTACTTTAATCAGTAAATTGCCAATTTTTAATTCGGGAATCTCCCGTTGTCTAAAATTTATTTTTTCCTTCATAATTTAAACTTCTATTCCTTCCCAATAGCAAAAATCAGTTCTGCTTCTGCTGCTATCTTACCATTAATACTTGCAACAGCCTTTCCTATACCAATCAATCCCTTTTGCTTAATAATAGTTGTTTCTAACTTCAGGGAATCTCCAGGAACAACCTTATGTTTGAATCTGGCTTTATTAATGCCTCCAAAATAAACCAGTTTTCCCTTATTATTGTCCTCGGATAATATGGCTACTGCCCCTACCTGGGCCAGGGATTCAATTATCAATACCCCGGGCATAACCATTTCTCCGGGAAAATGTCCCTGGAAAAAATACTCATTTGCTGTTACATTTTTATAACCAATTGCACCCTTTCCGGGATCAATTTTTTCAATTCTATCAACTAATAAAAAAGGATAACGGTGGGGAATTATTTTTTGTATTTCGTTACAATTTAACAATTTAATCAGACTCCTTTACTGAATGCCAATTCTTTAGCAGGAGGCTCACATTGTGCCCTCCAAATCCAAAAGAATTTGAAAGGGTGTATTCTAAATTCGCATCTCTTCCTTCTTTAGGTACATAATCTAAATCACATTCCGGGTCAGGATTTTCCAGACCTATAGTTGGAGGTATATAATGGTCTTGCATTGCTTTTGCGCAGACAATTGCCTCTACTGCTCCTGCTGCCCCAAGCATATGGGCTGTCATTGATTTGGTAGAACTTATTGGCACAGAATAAGCATGCTCATTAAAAACCTTTTTTATTGCCTTTGTTTCACACAAATCATTGTAATAAGTACTTGTGCCATGTGCATTGATATAAGATATATCAGCAGAACTGATACCTGCCTCACTAATAGCCTTACTCATTGCACCCGCACCACCTTCTCCTGTCGGATCCGGTGCAGTGATATGGTATGCATCACAGGTTACTCCACAACCAATAATTTCAGCATAAATTCTTGCTCCCCGTTTTTGGGCACTTTCCAAAGTCTCCATAACCAGAATACCTGAACCCTCCCCCATAACAAATCCGCTTCTTTCTGCATCAAAAGGGATAGAAGCCCTTTCCGGTTGATTATGGGAACACAATGCCCCCATCGAGGAAAAACCCGCTAATGCCAGAGGAGTGATTGCTGCCTCTGTTCCT
Proteins encoded in this region:
- a CDS encoding nitronate monooxygenase is translated as MKEKINFRQREIPELKIGNLLIKVPIIQGGMAVGISLSGLASAVAEAGGAGIIGTAGIGMMEPDYNTNFKKANQLALRKEIRKAKKNTTGVIGVNIMVALSDFQDMLKIAVDEKVDMVLLGAGLPLKDLDILIPAHPGEVKPKVIPIVSSSRAAKVIFQYWKKNYNYVPDAVVLEGPMAGGHLGFKKDQIDNTEYSLDKLLPETIAVLKSFEKEFNKNIPVIAAGGIYTGADIFHYLQMGAHGVQMATRFVATEECDASDKFKQAYLNCKKEDLVLIDSPVGLPGRAIKNQFLQEVFEGN
- the fabZ gene encoding 3-hydroxyacyl-ACP dehydratase FabZ, translated to MIKLLNCNEIQKIIPHRYPFLLVDRIEKIDPGKGAIGYKNVTANEYFFQGHFPGEMVMPGVLIIESLAQVGAVAILSEDNNKGKLVYFGGINKARFKHKVVPGDSLKLETTIIKQKGLIGIGKAVASINGKIAAEAELIFAIGKE
- the fabF gene encoding beta-ketoacyl-ACP synthase II, which encodes MKHRVVITGMGAVTPIGNGIEKFWSNVKKGCCGVDFIQSFDTADFKVKIAAEVKDIDKNNILDFKEAKRMDRFSQMAMIAADEAIKDSGLERNIKGNDWGIILGTGIGGFSTVEKENEKIITKGPKRVSPFFIPMAISNIASANVAIKYGLKGICESVITACASGASAIHYAFRLLQQGMATVILSGGTEAAITPLALAGFSSMGALCSHNQPERASIPFDAERSGFVMGEGSGILVMETLESAQKRGARIYAEIIGCGVTCDAYHITAPDPTGEGGAGAMSKAISEAGISSADISYINAHGTSTYYNDLCETKAIKKVFNEHAYSVPISSTKSMTAHMLGAAGAVEAIVCAKAMQDHYIPPTIGLENPDPECDLDYVPKEGRDANLEYTLSNSFGFGGHNVSLLLKNWHSVKESD